One region of Chanodichthys erythropterus isolate Z2021 chromosome 19, ASM2448905v1, whole genome shotgun sequence genomic DNA includes:
- the LOC137008175 gene encoding uncharacterized protein isoform X1, whose product MSEHARFCSAFCFIFTIDCLLVTRVKGQDSSGDEPASEIKYAVIGAGIGLFFSICFLLMKMYIIRKQMLDNEPSDVSERRASSRANDVESRRD is encoded by the exons ATGTCTGAACATGCAAGATTCTGCTCAGCCTTCTGCTTTATTTTCACCATCG ATTGCTTGTTGGTGACACGTGTGAAGGGACAAGACTCTTCCGGTGATGAACCAG CCTCAGAAATAAAATATGCGGTCATAGGAGCAGGGATTGGCCTTTTCTTCTCCATCTGCTTTCTCCTAATGAAAATGTACATAATCAGAAAGCAGATGCTTGACAATGAACCATCAG atGTATCAGAAAGAAGAGCATCTTCACG GGCTAATGATGTGGAAAGCAGGAGGGACTGA
- the LOC137008175 gene encoding uncharacterized protein isoform X2 — protein MSEHARFCSAFCFIFTIDCLLVTRVKGQDSSGDEPEIKYAVIGAGIGLFFSICFLLMKMYIIRKQMLDNEPSDVSERRASSRANDVESRRD, from the exons ATGTCTGAACATGCAAGATTCTGCTCAGCCTTCTGCTTTATTTTCACCATCG ATTGCTTGTTGGTGACACGTGTGAAGGGACAAGACTCTTCCGGTGATGAACCAG AAATAAAATATGCGGTCATAGGAGCAGGGATTGGCCTTTTCTTCTCCATCTGCTTTCTCCTAATGAAAATGTACATAATCAGAAAGCAGATGCTTGACAATGAACCATCAG atGTATCAGAAAGAAGAGCATCTTCACG GGCTAATGATGTGGAAAGCAGGAGGGACTGA
- the LOC137008175 gene encoding uncharacterized protein isoform X4, translated as MRTESWLSDGASYCLLVTRVKGQDSSGDEPEIKYAVIGAGIGLFFSICFLLMKMYIIRKQMLDNEPSDVSERRASSRANDVESRRD; from the exons ATGCGCACAGAAAGCTGGCTGTCAGACGGCGCGTCCT ATTGCTTGTTGGTGACACGTGTGAAGGGACAAGACTCTTCCGGTGATGAACCAG AAATAAAATATGCGGTCATAGGAGCAGGGATTGGCCTTTTCTTCTCCATCTGCTTTCTCCTAATGAAAATGTACATAATCAGAAAGCAGATGCTTGACAATGAACCATCAG atGTATCAGAAAGAAGAGCATCTTCACG GGCTAATGATGTGGAAAGCAGGAGGGACTGA
- the LOC137008175 gene encoding transmembrane protein 273-like isoform X3 — translation MRTESWLSDGASYCLLVTRVKGQDSSGDEPASEIKYAVIGAGIGLFFSICFLLMKMYIIRKQMLDNEPSDVSERRASSRANDVESRRD, via the exons ATGCGCACAGAAAGCTGGCTGTCAGACGGCGCGTCCT ATTGCTTGTTGGTGACACGTGTGAAGGGACAAGACTCTTCCGGTGATGAACCAG CCTCAGAAATAAAATATGCGGTCATAGGAGCAGGGATTGGCCTTTTCTTCTCCATCTGCTTTCTCCTAATGAAAATGTACATAATCAGAAAGCAGATGCTTGACAATGAACCATCAG atGTATCAGAAAGAAGAGCATCTTCACG GGCTAATGATGTGGAAAGCAGGAGGGACTGA
- the LOC137008175 gene encoding transmembrane protein 273-like isoform X5, with protein sequence MIISCYDCLLVTRVKGQDSSGDEPASEIKYAVIGAGIGLFFSICFLLMKMYIIRKQMLDNEPSDVSERRASSRANDVESRRD encoded by the exons ATGATTATAAGTTGCTATG ATTGCTTGTTGGTGACACGTGTGAAGGGACAAGACTCTTCCGGTGATGAACCAG CCTCAGAAATAAAATATGCGGTCATAGGAGCAGGGATTGGCCTTTTCTTCTCCATCTGCTTTCTCCTAATGAAAATGTACATAATCAGAAAGCAGATGCTTGACAATGAACCATCAG atGTATCAGAAAGAAGAGCATCTTCACG GGCTAATGATGTGGAAAGCAGGAGGGACTGA
- the LOC137008095 gene encoding uro-adherence factor A — MSNQEKRQRTNMQHLRYLDSFMDEIDREVMSLTDRAFKSLCIGDEAIYNDSEFSPSPVSCHKPVVEDISKKTQESSVSAVKKLNSYPLNGANDLLSRSNKSSKDSALFAVFSAKKNGESTKMTNGDSWDKSALLSIQRELSEFSADYHSLTAEHLSQAKNHLKSDEKGFGKKSSKDALLPSGKSSKCKHSKNNKLRKLNSINFFLHSEFSPFLSWRDFNKFSIGQEHISEIMLSNRPPEWYDSPLYKELTAAHGHYQLTFPPSVEKEVEKCPKQSETHSQLASVQSTAPSVPPKPEKESKHIQHNIPTKAPPLASEQRCNSERVEPCVPWRKSRSRAKSAAPVGHSINSTSAEDGSAQAFKEVKTIEDQTSASSTPFSISQLLTPVIPSRHGTGTSEILLSPTSLEVPPFPERELHPSPEIKREGYKSIASSLLFNLKDNRKRVKTMYSPPKFKGLDVANQSKGSPQPEVSKDGLEIPEISGATTISPARHKAIISQMSPLLETADTQTCSPANGGMPDDYLALSLLQSGKLKSNRSPAANKASYPSLRLYRKTSPEEINIRANAQTVVDTSSQAFTDKVSKDHDTEHNYPSKPFKGAELQSKNNPLESMLNAPKPIVGLHSKMSLENKSGKSLSASLTNLEEQVISDGTNQITDRLKPGGTVSAQKSPIKDKEPHGKEAGAKHAFSARQNNYIKSQRFVSTDDDTHHDNDSSNALLTIQGKTENDKWSRHSKNTKTKEIRQETHNANTHKDKVMDGPPLKERVHVRGEANTAKDQSSATSKSGLETQREQKGNSEIMKRNISEKRALFASMEQVPNKTNAPLKKENAVVDKYDLAKMALEEVIAEREQRKLKSKEVSNAGHSLIDIKRVDCEKPQGGSELPTSGEDQLSSMFMLNEMGKSAKDGKGQNTVSSFKTNWQTVQTMSEDMAKHGESHVPEVKLARPCKQEASIGQCQHAGPIKYNERDRLCLNNQESNTDNVSKDDKICQKKELKSKNISHAKKCAKTGDQLKSSNVHSVGQCEEELGVSSFKPEIPPRRGRSNSQSKEREGEKKESNFDFKREGDTAVKTEEMESREVKKVQSRRQSKNRGPVRGNVSALKEKYDKENKVNLKDVQKGQPVEDTSCEKSTEEGTNEKAAKDKMKHTFVPPKLTVSDPESGTYSIIYKEMDSESERKSNSSSKESESGEEHSKRKHSVTQDFQKAMHDLTNNTNEEMQDNKVKTNEKEGGSVSPKEFGDKQNKSKSPCKSYVKDFFSGLLGLSSSEKGKNVDEHEEELSETLSSESFKPDKARKDSITVYDILGQFHTVSSSKGKQTHHSSRSSNSSELSLLHESEQGAQSQPEELVSKAEVCYMKEKVDGKVKENFQKPTTDSCSLSNHESEPDVSSLSDVDKRGWVQSLIESAKNLSQISHSHTSSKDQPEIGQQLSQKDHLNRPEKDEQDLELCKDCVHSPVAMPSIKSPQPNQPAMHFLSLPTNHLVTVKEGKLSVGSASVSEEEERRSAVSTLSEGLDSYETSGGDTMEENLSGIAPAEDAEGSKAPSERSASACSGNDSNGQNKPPVVPPKTEKALRRAMKLTTRRIQKAEAKSKGERKGRSSDKSVSHKAERRHHSIDQVLDKSEHSSDRISSKHSEHLNDTTEPKPQRSEKHARRHSSHKSQIEEDEPSKKLQHATKDKERQTSQTEDLKGHRTDGTSNHGDRLENGNISNDSDRLGRSNENHLPKKLERRTQSLDRFLREKHENMSSSTGGSKDGSQYSTPKALPLRQNSTEHTYAPTTNLVTQSFPITQRRLLQDPDSGQYFLVDMPVQVKTKTFFDPETKSYVQLPVQSPEAALRQAPPLEVMNAPSLMLYHGFVPVPVPSQKSVVRTGGSMIPPDDLEDFEPSRKQMQEDFYQINNEEVNPYIEPVYISQDHTPEEEIDSVR, encoded by the coding sequence ATGAGCAACCAGGAGAAACGTCAAAGGACAAACATGCAACACCTCCGCTATCTCGATAGCTTTATGGATGAAATAGACCGTGAGGTCATGAGCCTGACGGATCGAGCTTTCAAGAGTCTGTGCATCGGAGATGAAGCAATCTACAATGACTCCGAGTTTTCCCCTTCTCCAGTCAGCTGCCACAAGCCAGTGGTGGAGGACATCTCAAAAAAGACTCAGGAGAGCTCAGTTTCTGCTGTCAAAAAACTTAATTCTTACCCCCTAAATGGAGCGAATGATTTACTGAGTAGATCAAACAAGTCATCCAAAGACTCGGCACTTTTTGCAGTATTTTCAGCCAAAAAGAATGGTGAGAGCACCAAGATGACAAATGGTGATTCATGGGACAAATCGGCTCTACTCAGCATCCAAAGAGAGCTCTCTGAGTTTTCTGCAGATTACCACAGTTTAACAGCGGAACATCTTTCCCAAGCCAAGAATCATCTAAAATCAGATGAAAAAGGGTTTGGCAAGAAATCAAGCAAGGATGCATTGCTTCCCTCTGGAAAATCCTCTAAGTGTAAACACAGCAAAAACAACAAACTGAGAAAACTGAATTCCATCAACTTTTTCCTCCACAGTGAATTCAGTCCGTTCTTGTCATGGAGGGATTTTAATAAATTCTCCATTGGTCAGGAGCACATATCGGAGATTATGTTAAGCAATAGGCCACCTGAATGGTATGATTCACCTCTTTACAAAGAATTAACTGCGGCACATGGACACTATCAATTAACTTTCCCCCCATCAGTGGAAAAAGAAGTCGAAAAGTGTCCTAAACAAAGTGAGACTCATTCACAGCTTGCATCTGTACAATCCACAGCACCTAGTGTACCCCCAAAACCAGAGAAAGAGTCCAAGCACATCCAGCATAATATTCCTACAAAGGCCCCTCCGCTTGCCTCTGAACAGAGATGTAATTCAGAAAGGGTAGAACCTTGCGTTCCCTGGCGAAAAAGCAGAAGTAGAGCAAAAAGTGCTGCTCCTGTGGGGCATTCCATCAACTCAACAAGCGCTGAAGATGGGAGCGCACAGGCATTTAAAGAAGTTAAGACAATAGAGGACCAGACCTCTGCTAGTTCTACTCCTTTCAGTATTTCACAGCTGTTGACACCAGTGATACCCTCCAGACATGGGACAGGAACCTCAGAGATACTGCTCTCACCCACTTCCCTCGAGGTCCCACCATTCCCGGAGAGAGAATTGCATCCGTCACCTGAGATTAAGAGAGAGGGGTACAAATCCATCGCATCAAGCTTGTTGTTCAATCTCAAAGACAATAGAAAACGGGTTAAGACAATGTACAGTCCACCTAAGTTTAAAGGTTTGGATGTGGCAAATCAAAGCAAAGGATCTCCCCAGCCTGAAGTGTCAAAAGATGGGCTTGAAATACCAGAGATTTCAGGAGCTACAACTATTTCACCTGCTCGTCACAAAGCCATCATCTCTCAGATGAGTCCCTTGTTGGAAACCGCAGACACTCAAACTTGCTCTCCTGCAAATGGCGGGATGCCAGATGACTATTTGGCATTAAGTCTGCTTCAATCTGgaaaattaaaatcaaacaGGAGCCCTGCAGCTAACAAGGCATCTTACCCCTCATTACGACTTTACAGAAAAACTAGTCCTGAGGAGATTAATATTAGAGCAAATGCTCAAACTGTGGTTGACACCAGTTCTCAGGCTTTCACAGATAAAGTCAGCAAAGATCATGACACTGAGCATAATTATCCAAGTAAACCGTTTAAAGGTGCAGAGTTGCAAAGCAAAAATAATCCCTTGGAGTCAATGCTGAATGCCCCAAAACCCATTGTAGGTTTACATAGCAAAATGTCTCTTGAAAACAAATCTGGTAAAAGTCTGAGTGCAAGTTTAACAAACCTGGAAGAGCAAGTCATTAGTGATGGTACAAATCAAATTACAGACAGGTTGAAACCTGGAGGAACAGTCAGTGCACAGAAAAGCCCCATTAAAGACAAGGAACCACACGGAAAGGAGGCAGGAGCAAAGCATGCCTTTTCTGCACGACAGAACAACTACATTAAAAGTCAGAGATTTGTAAGTACAGATGATGATACTCATCATGATAATGATAGTTCCAATGCACTGTTGACTATACAGGGTAAAACAGAAAATGACAAGTGGTCCAGGCAttccaaaaatacaaaaacaaaagagatAAGACAAGAGACGCATAATGCAAACACACATAAAGATAAAGTAATGGATGGACCACCATTGAAAGAAAGGGTTCATGTAAGAGGAGAGGCTAACACAGCTAAAGACCAGAGCAGTGCGACATCAAAGAGTGGTTTGGAAACTCAAAGAGAGCAAAAAGGAAACTCTGAAAtaatgaaaagaaacatttctgaaaagAGAGCACTATTTGCATCAATGGAACAGGTGCCTAATAAGACAAATGCACCCTTAAAGAAAGAGAATGCTGTTGTCGATAAGTACGACCTGGCCAAAATGGCTTTAGAGGAAGTAATTGCTGAACGAGAGCAAAGAAAGTTGAAAAGTAAAGAGGTCTCAAATGCAGGACATTCACTCATTGATATAAAAAGAGTTGATTGTGAAAAACCTCAAGGTGGTAGTGAGTTACCCACCAGTGGAGAGGACCAACTGTCTAGTATGTTCATGCTGAATGAAATGGGGAAAAGTGCAAAAGATGGCAAAGGTCAGAATACTGTGTCTTCTTTTAAAACAAACTGGCAGACTGTTCAAACGATGTCAGAAGACATGGCCAAACATGGTGAAAGTCATGTGCCTGAGGTAAAATTAGCCAGGCCCTGTAAGCAGGAAGCATCTATTGGGCAGTGCCAGCATGCAGGACCTATAAAATATAATGAGAGAGACAGATTGTGCCTAAACAATCAAGAAAGCAACACAGATAATGTCAGCAAGGATGATAAAATATGCCAAAAGAAAGAGTTGAAGAGTAAAAATATAAGTCATGCAAAGAAATGCGCAAAAACAGGTGATCAATTGAAAAGTAGCAATGTTCACAGTGTGGGACAGTGTGAGGAAGAGTTGGGCGTTAGCTCCTTTAAACCTGAGATACCCCCAAGAAGAGGGAGAAGTAATTCTCAAAGTAAGGAGAGAGAaggtgaaaagaaagaaagtaatttTGACTTCAAAAGAGAAGGTGACACTGCAGTTAAAACTGAGGAAATGGAAAGTAGGGAAGTTAAGAAAGTTCAGTCAAGAAGACAATCAAAGAATCGAGGCCCTGTAAGAGGAAATGTATCGGCTCTGAAAGAGAAATATGACAAAGAAAATAAGGTGAACCTCAAGGATGTTCAGAAAGGTCAGCCTGTTGAAGATACAAGCTGCGAAAAGTCTACAGAAGAGGGAACCAATGAAAAGGCTGCAAAAGACAAAATGAAACATACATTTGTTCCACCAAAACTCACAGTCAGTGATCCTGAAAGTGGGACTTATTCCATTATCTACAAGGAGATGGATTCAGAGAGTGAAAGAAAGTCTAACAGCTCCTCGAAAGAATCAGAAAGTGGTGAGGAACATTCAAAGAGGAAACACAGTGTCACACAAGACTTCCAAAAAGCTATGCATGATCTCACAAACAACACAAATGAAGAAATGCAAGACAACAAGGTAAAAACGAATGAGAAGGAGGGGGGTTCTGTAAGTCCGAAAGAGTTCGGAGACAAGCAGAACAAATCCAAAAGTCCTTGTAAAAGCTATGTGAAAGACTTCTTTAGTGGACTTCTTGGACTTTCAAGCTCAGAAAAGGGAAAAAATGTAGATGAACATGAGGAGGAACTCTCGGAGACACTGTCCTCAGAGTCTTTCAAACCCGACAAAGCCAGAAAGGACAGTATCACAGTATATGATATCCTTGGACAATTTCATACTGTATCCTCATCAAAAGGTAAACAAACACATCACAGCAGTCGATCTTCAAACTCAAGTGAGCTCTCTCTATTGCATGAATCAGAACAGGGGGCACAATCACAACCTGAAGAGTTGGTAAGTAAAGCAGAGGTCTGCTACATGAAAGAAAAAGTTGATGGAAAGGTGAAGGAGAATTTCCAGAAACCAACAACAGATTCCTGCTCCTTAAGCAACCATGAAAGTGAGCCAGATGTTTCTTCACTGAGTGATGTAGACAAAAGGGGATGGGTACAGAGCTTGATTGAGTCAGCTAAAAACTTATCACAAATATCACACAGTCATACTTCCTCTAAGGATCAACCTGAAATAGGTCAACAGTTGTCTCAGAAGGACCACTTGAATAGACCTGAGAAAGATGAGCAAGATCTGGAACTCTGCAAAGACTGTGTCCATTCTCCAGTTGCCATGCCATCAATCAAGAGCCCCCAACCAAACCAACCAGCAATGCATTTCTTGTCCCTTCCGACAAATCACCTGGTCACAGTCAAAGAGGGAAAACTGTCTGTTGGAAGTGCCTCTGTGTCTGAGGAAGAGGAGCGGCGCTCTGCTGTGAGCACTTTATCTGAAGGCCTGGACAGCTATGAAACAAGTGGAGGGGATACGATGGAGGAGAACTTATCTGGCATTGCACCAGCAGAGGATGCAGAGGGATCCAAGGCACCCAGCGAGAGATCAGCTTCTGCTTGCAGCGGAAATGACAGTAATGGTCAGAACAAGCCACCTGTTGTACCTCCAAAAACTGAAAAGGCCCTACGTCGAGCCATGAAGCTCACCACACGGAGGATACAAAAGGCTGAAGCTAAAAGCAAAGGTGAGCGTAAAGGGAGGAGCAGTGACAAAAGTGTCAGTCACAAGGCTGAGAGGAGGCACCACAGCATCGACCAAGTACTTGACAAATCAGAACACAGCAGTGACAGAATCAGCAGTAAACACAGCGAGCATCTCAATGACACAACTGAGCCCAAACCTCAAAGAAGCGAGAAGCATGCTAGACGCCATAGTAGTCACAAGAGTCAAATAGAAGAGGATGAACCTAGTAAAAAATTGCAACATGCAACCAAAGACAAAGAAAGACAAACCAGCCAAACTGAAGACTTAAAGGGCCATCGCACTGATGGCACATCAAACCACGGGGATCGTTTGGAGAATGGCAATATAAGTAATGACAGTGATCGATTAGGTCGAAGCAATGAGAATCATTTGCCCAAGAAACTGGAACGTAGGACTCAAAGTCTGGATAGATTTCTAAGGGAAAAACACGAAAACATGTCAAGTAGCACTGGTGGTTCAAAAGATGGATCACAGTACTCTACTCCAAAGGCATTACCTTTGCGCCAAAACAGCACTGAACATACTTATGCACCAACCACTAATCTTGTAACACAGTCCTTCCCGATCACCCAGAGAAGGCTTTTACAGGACCCTGACTCAGGACAGTACTTTCTGGTGGATATGCCAGTACAGGTCAAAACGAAAACTTTCTTTGACCCAGAAACTAAAAGTTATGTGCAACTGCCAGTACAGTCTCCTGAGGCTGCTTTGAGACAAGCTCCGCCATTGGAGGTAATGAACGCACCATCACTTATGCTGTATCATGGGTTTGTTCCGGTGCCCGTACCATCACAGAAGTCTGTTGTCAGGACTGGAGGATCTATGATTCCTCCCGATGACCTGGAGGACTTTGAACCTAGCAGGAAACAGATGCAGGAGGACTTTTATCAGATAAATAATGAAGAAGTAAATCCTTACATTGAGCCAGTGTATATATCACAAGATCATACACCTGAAGAGGAAATTGATAGTGTGAGATGA
- the LOC137007532 gene encoding bone morphogenetic protein 2-B-like — MVKAFLHPRPGYIPKVPTSVPGLIVLQAFCPPPFANADQEKLNLLCPVRALDAYVHRAALWRKSEQLFVCYGSPNKGGPASKQRMSKWVVEAISLAYESSGQPSPLAVRAHSTRGMAASKALMSGVPLNDIYVQKITNAIKMRNWNEIFQIKDLTRNVPTNRKAPEFMMELYDAVADSNGTLKNSKVLEGNIVRSFEGQSSGSYHFFNLTSFGQDERVIKAEFRWFHQKQPFMGRHRFYKVELDEVLDSRPEPWRGNLISARLSPVYTRGWEVFNITQMVTKWILHSGANNGILVVTALPSGNWFESSIQMNGQSDETNAYLVIYSDDGRKHYQHPPFYTGQNINTSLKFLEPTESLVKSTMRNRRSVRTLTSTCQRTNLYVDFTKIGWSGWIISPRGYNAYSCMGSCPFPLGEGLRATNHATVRAIMNALKLSKEAGKPCCVPDVLHPISLLYFDDEENVVLKQYNDMVAGSCGCH, encoded by the exons atggtcaaagctTTTCTGCATCCGAGACCTGGGTATATTCCCAAGGTCCCTACAAGTGTCCCGGGGCTGATTGTGCTGCAGGCCTTTTGTCCTCCACCTTTTGCAaatgcggatcaggaaaaactaaatctgctctgcccagtgagggctttagatgcttacgtccacagagctgccctgtggcgaaaatctgaacaattatttgtatgttacgGATCTCCTAACAAAGGAGGTCCGGCgtccaagcagagaatgagtaagtgggtggtcgaggccatctcgcTTGCCTATGAGTCTTCCGGGCAGCCTTCTCCATTGGCTGTCCGGGCACATTCCACCaggggtatggctgcctcaaaggctttgatGTCAGGGGTTCCCCTCAATGACATAT ATGTGCAAAAGATAACAAATGCAATTAAGATGCGCAACTGGAATGAAATATTCCAGATAAAAGATTTGACACGCAATGTTCCGACCAATAGGAAGGCACCTGAGTTCATGATGGAGTTATATGATGCCGTTGCGGACTCGAACGGAACGCTGAAAAACTCGAAAGTGCTGGAAGGAAATATTGTTAGGAGTTTCGAAG GACAATCCAGTGGCTCATATCACTTCTTTAATCTGACATCATTCGGACAGGACGAGCGCGTGATCAAAGCAGAATTCCGATGGTTTCACCAGAAACAGCCTTTTATGGGACGGCATCGTTTTTACAAA gttgagctggATGAAGTGCTGGACAGCAGACCTGAACCTTGGCGAGGAAACTTGATAAGTGCAAGATTATCGCCTGTCTACACCAGAGGATGGGAGGTATTCAACATCACacaaatg GTGACCAAATGGATTCTTCACAGCGGTGCAAATAACGGTATCCTGGTCGTGACTGCTTTACCTTCAGGTAACTGGTTTGAGTCCAGCATTCAGATGAACGGGCAGTCTGATGAGACAAATGCATATTTGGTTATATATTCAGATGATGGACGAAAGCACTACCAACACCCACCTTTCTACACAG GGCAAAATATCAACACATCCCTGAAATTCCTCGAGCCTACAGAAAGTTTAGTGAAGTCAACTATGCGGAACCGCAGGAGCGTGCGCACGTTAACTTCTACATGCCAGAGAACAAACCTCTATGTAGACTTCACTAAAATTGGCTGGTCAGGGTGGATAATATCTCCTAGAGGTTATAACGCATACAGTTGCATGGGCTCATGTCCGTTTCCGCTGGGCGAAGGTCTACGGGCAACGAATCACGCTACTGTAAGAGCCATCATGAATGCGCTGAAACTATCGAAGGAGGCGGGAAAACCGTGCTGCGTACCTGATGTGCTTCACCCCATCAGCCTCCTGTACTTCGACGATGAGGAAAATGTTGTTCTAAAACAGTACAATGACATGGTTGCGGGCAGTTGTGGCTGCCATTAA